Proteins co-encoded in one Paraburkholderia edwinii genomic window:
- a CDS encoding DUF6361 family protein, which yields MASNLSWLDHDAAAAQRSLHILSFFDEREARDELGIGGIRDSIADQLFPRTSTIQTRLRYVFFVPWLFNQLESKSTASSAFPGAARNAEIRLLKELIENTSADEPGVIGRDAGKALKRLPSSVYWAALGSWDMRRTRVSLQQYFSLADRRHTMQRTRRKRDDNEDHDGDPASSAWDTQLVKLCPEDFPLGVNLKLTREEAEFLLDRWCKQHPDSLLTWLARDLSEGRAMTEVDYIWNHPRRHDFPREIQPLIDDARRFNVLMHGAALLYNLLLAELEPRRVDSVDLAEQYREQLNAWAANKLPACDAWDLDAFWKRVIDKGHSISGATQEFVQTWLDRALREHTQIDESQACRKLIEAREIKLKDKRSRFTNMAARSQWGGRAGLVPLGYRWPVASNFLREWHEGWSAA from the coding sequence ATGGCATCTAATCTCTCTTGGCTCGACCACGACGCCGCAGCGGCGCAGCGTAGCCTCCATATACTTTCATTCTTCGATGAGCGCGAGGCTCGCGACGAACTGGGTATCGGCGGCATCCGTGACTCAATCGCAGATCAGTTGTTCCCCAGAACATCAACGATTCAGACGCGTCTGCGGTATGTGTTTTTTGTGCCTTGGCTCTTCAATCAGCTGGAATCCAAGTCGACCGCTTCGTCGGCGTTTCCGGGTGCCGCGCGGAACGCGGAAATACGCCTATTGAAAGAACTTATAGAAAATACCTCAGCGGACGAGCCTGGCGTAATCGGCCGCGACGCAGGCAAGGCACTAAAGCGGCTACCAAGCTCCGTTTATTGGGCTGCCTTGGGTAGTTGGGACATGCGCAGAACGCGTGTGTCGCTGCAACAGTACTTCTCTTTGGCAGACAGGCGTCACACGATGCAGCGCACGCGGCGCAAGCGTGACGACAACGAAGATCACGACGGCGATCCAGCTAGCAGCGCATGGGATACACAGCTCGTCAAACTGTGCCCCGAAGATTTCCCACTCGGGGTGAATCTGAAGCTCACACGTGAAGAGGCAGAGTTCCTTCTCGACCGCTGGTGCAAACAGCATCCGGATTCGTTACTCACCTGGCTCGCTCGCGATCTCTCGGAAGGCCGTGCGATGACCGAGGTTGATTACATCTGGAATCATCCGCGCCGGCATGACTTTCCACGCGAGATACAGCCACTGATTGACGATGCACGCCGTTTCAACGTACTGATGCACGGCGCCGCATTGCTGTACAACCTGCTCCTTGCCGAGCTCGAACCCCGCCGTGTTGATAGCGTCGATCTCGCTGAACAATATCGCGAACAACTCAACGCATGGGCAGCGAACAAATTGCCCGCCTGTGACGCGTGGGATCTAGATGCGTTCTGGAAACGGGTGATTGATAAAGGCCACTCGATCAGTGGAGCTACTCAGGAATTTGTGCAGACATGGCTAGATCGAGCGCTACGCGAGCATACTCAGATTGATGAGTCGCAAGCTTGTCGAAAGCTCATCGAGGCCCGCGAGATCAAGCTCAAGGATAAGCGGTCACGCTTTACGAATATGGCCGCACGGTCACAGTGGGGTGGTCGAGCCGGACTTGTACCACTGGGTTATCGATGGCCCGTGGCTAGCAACTTTTTGCGTGAATGGCACGAAGGATGGAGCGCGGCATGA
- a CDS encoding helix-turn-helix transcriptional regulator, whose product MLSTLDEALLRVLPTERDSEPWLSTSDALKRLQGRGHDVYRRLVLRHLTALQKSKFVISRGEGRGFVWQRKPWLHGVREGSGLMSASEAVAFHVLQRFAGNKLPEAVMQDIAPFFKAAEIRLSQEKADSRVYRAWSEKIDSVDGTFKLNRPPVNVETFKVVASATFFEREVIVQYRAAYRGEQTEEPVPKTLRPLGLVESAAVMYLIGEDPRHAPDPAKGKHEALRSLYRLDRIVKATDSGKSFQYPKDFDLREYVQTRREFDFMTEAPVKLELAFIDGSGNHLRDAPISLDQKISSLKDGRMKVSGTVVPSLKLRWWLRSLGTAVEVLAPVKLREEFAETYWQLAKLYRK is encoded by the coding sequence ATGCTGTCAACACTAGATGAAGCCCTCCTGCGCGTCCTCCCGACTGAGCGCGATAGCGAACCGTGGCTGTCAACGTCAGACGCTCTCAAGAGATTGCAGGGACGAGGACACGACGTCTACCGGCGTCTCGTGCTGCGGCATCTGACCGCGCTCCAGAAGAGCAAATTTGTCATCTCGCGCGGAGAGGGTCGTGGCTTTGTCTGGCAACGCAAGCCGTGGCTTCATGGCGTGCGCGAAGGTAGTGGTCTTATGAGCGCTTCGGAAGCCGTTGCATTTCATGTCCTTCAACGGTTCGCCGGGAACAAGCTACCGGAGGCGGTGATGCAGGACATCGCTCCGTTCTTCAAAGCAGCCGAAATTCGGCTTTCACAAGAGAAGGCCGATAGCCGTGTCTACCGCGCCTGGTCCGAAAAGATCGATTCGGTCGATGGGACATTCAAGCTGAATCGGCCTCCAGTGAATGTCGAGACGTTCAAGGTCGTTGCAAGCGCAACGTTCTTTGAGCGTGAAGTGATCGTGCAATATCGCGCTGCATATCGCGGAGAACAGACGGAGGAGCCTGTGCCGAAGACACTTAGGCCTCTCGGGCTCGTGGAATCCGCCGCTGTCATGTACTTGATTGGGGAAGATCCGCGGCATGCGCCTGATCCCGCGAAAGGCAAGCATGAAGCATTGCGTAGCCTCTATCGACTGGATCGTATCGTCAAGGCCACGGACTCAGGCAAGTCGTTTCAATATCCGAAGGACTTTGACCTACGCGAGTATGTGCAGACGCGGCGTGAGTTCGACTTCATGACGGAGGCGCCCGTTAAGCTCGAGTTGGCTTTTATCGATGGCTCAGGGAATCATCTTAGGGATGCGCCTATTTCTCTTGATCAGAAAATCAGCTCACTGAAAGATGGACGGATGAAGGTATCGGGAACGGTTGTACCCAGTCTAAAGCTTAGGTGGTGGCTTCGTTCACTGGGGACTGCGGTAGAGGTGCTCGCGCCCGTGAAGCTGAGGGAGGAGTTTGCGGAGACGTATTGGCAGTTGGCGAAGTTGTATAGGAAGTGA
- a CDS encoding SIR2 family NAD-dependent protein deacylase has translation MSIAIPSELITALRGAKHVVFLTGAGVSAESGIATFRDAMTGLWERYSAEQLANADAFRRDRELVWGWYEWRRMQVMKAEPNAAHRAIAAIASKVPRVDVVTQNVDDLHERAGSDKVLHLHGRLNRPFCFACGHPHTLSAGIPNEPEGGRRLAPPQCERCGGYVRPGVVWFGEMLPKSQWDAAVEACEACDVLFSVGTSSLVQPAAGLPLLAARRRAMVVQVNPNPTSLDGIAQINLVGAAGVIMPALVDATW, from the coding sequence ATGTCCATCGCCATTCCCTCTGAACTGATCACCGCGCTGCGCGGTGCAAAGCATGTTGTCTTCCTGACTGGCGCCGGCGTCTCTGCCGAGAGCGGAATTGCTACGTTTCGCGATGCGATGACGGGCTTGTGGGAGCGCTATAGCGCGGAGCAACTGGCGAATGCCGACGCCTTCAGGCGTGATCGCGAGCTTGTCTGGGGCTGGTATGAATGGCGACGTATGCAGGTGATGAAGGCCGAGCCGAACGCGGCGCATCGGGCGATCGCCGCTATCGCTTCTAAAGTGCCGCGCGTCGATGTGGTTACGCAGAACGTCGACGACCTGCACGAACGCGCGGGTAGCGACAAGGTGCTGCATCTTCACGGACGACTGAACCGGCCGTTTTGCTTCGCGTGCGGACACCCGCACACACTATCGGCCGGAATCCCTAACGAGCCCGAAGGCGGCCGGCGCCTCGCGCCGCCACAATGCGAGCGATGCGGCGGGTATGTACGTCCCGGTGTGGTCTGGTTTGGCGAGATGTTGCCGAAGTCTCAATGGGATGCGGCGGTTGAGGCTTGCGAGGCATGTGATGTGTTGTTCAGCGTCGGCACGTCGTCGCTCGTGCAGCCTGCTGCTGGGTTGCCGCTTCTAGCCGCGAGGCGCCGGGCGATGGTCGTGCAAGTCAACCCAAACCCGACATCCCTCGACGGCATCGCACAGATCAATCTCGTTGGTGCCGCCGGCGTAATCATGCCAGCGCTCGTTGATGCGACTTGGTAG
- a CDS encoding AAA family ATPase gives MSARKGVNVLLYGAPGTGKSQLAKALADKLGCDLFEVAAEDENGDPIDGEHRLRAFRAAQSFFRQQQAMILFDEVEDVFNDTSSVFGSKSTGQTHKAWINRILETNSVPTLWVSNSIDCLDAAFIRRFDMVVKLPVPPKRQRVAIIENACSGLIDTRTVDRLADSEVLAPAVVARAASVVLAIRQDLAAPDAAAALELLISNTLEAQGHKPIRSASTDRLPETYDPAFVHVDADLVAVTTALIRNRAGRLCLYGPPGTGKTAYGHWLAEQLGVPLHVKHASDLMSKWVGDNEKNIAAAFREAEQDGAMLLIDEVDSFLQDRRGARASWEVSLVNEMLTQMERFPGVFVASTNVMEQLDQAALRRFDAKIRFGYLKVEQAWMLFCRHCDALGFMKPSVDLKARVGRLDRVTPGDFATVVRWHRFSAIANTGEFLAAIEAECGLKEGGQRVVGFV, from the coding sequence ATGTCAGCGCGAAAGGGCGTGAATGTGCTGTTGTACGGCGCACCTGGCACGGGCAAGAGCCAGCTCGCGAAAGCGCTGGCCGACAAGCTCGGCTGCGATCTGTTCGAGGTCGCAGCCGAAGACGAAAATGGCGATCCGATTGATGGCGAACACCGGCTGCGCGCGTTTCGAGCGGCCCAGAGCTTCTTCAGGCAACAGCAGGCGATGATCCTGTTCGACGAAGTCGAAGACGTGTTCAACGACACGAGCAGCGTTTTCGGAAGCAAGAGCACGGGGCAAACGCATAAGGCGTGGATCAACCGCATACTCGAAACCAACAGCGTGCCGACGCTTTGGGTGTCCAACTCCATCGACTGCCTGGACGCGGCTTTTATCCGGCGGTTCGACATGGTCGTGAAGTTGCCGGTACCGCCGAAGCGGCAGCGTGTGGCGATTATTGAAAATGCGTGCTCGGGTTTGATCGACACCCGGACCGTGGACCGGCTCGCCGATTCGGAAGTGCTCGCGCCGGCGGTTGTCGCGCGCGCCGCGTCGGTTGTTCTGGCGATCCGTCAGGATCTTGCTGCGCCGGATGCGGCTGCAGCGCTTGAACTGCTGATCAGCAATACGCTCGAGGCACAGGGTCATAAGCCGATTCGAAGCGCCAGCACCGATCGGTTGCCTGAAACCTATGACCCTGCGTTTGTTCATGTGGATGCCGATCTCGTCGCTGTCACTACTGCGTTGATCCGCAATCGCGCCGGACGCTTGTGCCTGTATGGGCCGCCAGGGACAGGCAAGACTGCGTATGGTCATTGGCTCGCGGAACAGCTTGGCGTACCGCTTCATGTGAAGCATGCATCGGATCTGATGTCGAAGTGGGTCGGCGATAACGAGAAGAATATTGCGGCCGCGTTTCGCGAAGCCGAGCAGGACGGCGCGATGTTGCTGATTGATGAAGTCGACAGTTTTCTTCAGGACCGGCGAGGCGCGCGCGCGAGTTGGGAAGTCAGTCTTGTCAATGAAATGCTGACGCAGATGGAGCGGTTTCCCGGTGTGTTCGTGGCTTCTACGAATGTGATGGAGCAACTGGATCAGGCGGCGTTGAGGCGCTTTGACGCCAAGATCCGGTTTGGGTATTTGAAGGTGGAACAGGCGTGGATGCTGTTTTGTCGGCATTGTGACGCGCTTGGGTTTATGAAGCCGTCGGTGGATCTCAAGGCTCGGGTTGGGAGACTCGATCGGGTTACGCCGGGGGACTTTGCGACGGTTGTGAGATGGCATCGGTTTAGTGCGATTGCAAACACTGGTGAATTCCTTGCGGCGATCGAAGCGGAATGTGGGTTGAAGGAAGGTGGGCAGCGGGTGGTGGGGTTTGTGTGA